AGCCGCAAGGCTTTGAGCGGACCGGTACTAATAGGTCGAGGTCTTAACCTCAAAAGAACTCTGTGCGGTTTTGAGGGAGCAATCCCTTGAATTGAATAATGTTCCCCGATAGCTCAATGGTAGAGCGCCCGGCTGTTAACCGGTAGGTTGCAGGTTCGAGTCCTGCTCGGGGAGCCAGTCCGGTGGCAATGGCGGTGGGGCAACACCCGTTCCCATACCGAACACGGCAGTTAAGCCCACCAGCGCCGATGGTACTTGGACCGCAGGGTCCTGGGAGAGTAGGTCGCTGCCGGACAAAGAACCCCTCTGATCAGAAGATCAGAGGGGTTTTGCATTTCATCGCAGTTTCAGGTAAGGAAAATAAAAGGAATTGCTTGGAATTTGTCGAATTGATATATCTGACAGGGAATGGGGGGAGACCGATATGGAATTAAATTTGGAGCAAAGAAAATTAATTCAGCTAAAACCAAATGGTCAATGTTTAATTAAAGGAGTAGCTGGTTCTGGTAAAACTACAGTTGCGGTCTATCGGATCCCTTTTTTGCTTAATTATTATTGTTATCAGCCGGATGACAATGTACTTCTGGTGACTTTTACTAAAACACTCACAAATTATATAAAATATTTATATGACAGGGTTAACGATGAGGATAAATTACCATATCCAAGTCTTTTTAGCCCTGAAAATGCAAGGGTTGAGATTATTAATATTGATAGCCTGGTTTACAAATACTTTCAGCAATATCAGCTTTGTAATAATGTTAGATTTAATTTATTAACTGATAAAAGGTTAGCATATACATATCTGGCTCAGACAATAAATGAGTTAAAGAGACAATATTCGAATATTTCACTACTTGATCAGCAACATATAATTTTTTTATATGATGAAATTGATTGGATAAAATCCTGTAATTATCTTGAACTAGAAGAATATCAAAATGCAGATCGCCTGGGTCGCATGGGGAAGCAGGGCAGTGATGGACCTAAGAAGTTGCCCAAAAACTCGGAGACTAGAAGAGCAATTTTTGAATTAATGAAACTGTATAATGAAAAATTAAGAAGCAGCGGATACGTGGATTTTAAGGATATGGCGTTGTATGCTTTGAAGCAGGCGAAAACTAAAGTTGATAAAAAGTATACGCATATAATTATTGATGAAAGTCAAGATTTGACACGGGTACAATTAGAGTTACTTAAATTGCTTTATAATGAAAAAGATTATTCCAGTATATGTTTTATTGCTGATACAGCACAAAGTATTTATCCACACTCATGGTTAGTTAAGGGCAGGAGCTTTGCCAGTATTGGTTTTGATATGACAGGTAGGAGTTACTCGTTATCCAAGAATTATCGTACAACAGCCCAAATTGCTAAAGCGGCTTACAGTCTAATTGAAAAGGACCCTGAGATTATCGAGGATGAGAACTTTGTTCAACCATCTTTAATAGATAGACAGGGAAATTTTCCTGTAAGACGATATTTTACTTCTCCCCAGGATGAAGCAGAGTATATCGTTCGTGAGCTGGGTCAATATGTATTGAAAGCTTATAATCCTAAAGACATAGCTATAATTGCGAAAAATAAAGAGCAGCTCAGATATATTAAAGAACAGTTGGATAAAGCTCAAATTACGGCAAATATATTTGAACGTAAAGAGATGGATTTTGAACATGAGGGTATAAAACTGGTAACAATCCATTCTGTAAAGGGATTAGAGTTCAAAGTTGTATTTATTATTGGACTTAATTCAGGCATTATACCATACATATCTTATGCAGACGAAGAAGGGCGGTTGGTACAGGAAACAACAGACAGAAAACTGCTTTATGTAGGAATGACCAGAGCAAATGATATGTTATATTTGACTTGTAGTGGCCAGCCATCTAAATTTTTGCAAGAAATAAATTGCGAGTTTTTGCGCCTTTCGCCTCGAGCTAAAATTGGCTGTTATTATCAGATACCGATTGAAAAATACCAATTTAAAGAAAAAATTATCGATCTTTTTTCACGAGAAGAACAAGTAAGGCAATGGTTGATCAATGAGCTGCAAGAAAAATATAAATATCCTTTAGCTTTGTTGGACGTTGAATATCAGGTAAATTCTTTTTCTAAAGTTGGTCTTGTTGATATAGTCGTATCAATATATCGTAAAAATTTGCGAATACCTTATATTTTTGCTGAAGTAAAGGCTTTAGGAAGAGGCTTGCATAATGGCTTGGAACAATTAAAAAGTTATATGAGTAATGAAAAAAATTGTCAATATGGTTTATTAACTGATGGAAATGAAATGGTTTTTCTTGATAAAGACCTGCAAATGATCGATGATATTCCCGAGTTCGGCTCATGGATGTTGCCTGAATATATTATCAGGTACGAGTTCCACGATTTGAAACGAAACAGGACTTTCATTTTGGAGTTAGATCAGGATAACCCGGATGAACTAGTTGTTAGAAGCCAGGATGCTTACTCAGAAAAATATGATTTTGCTCAATTATCAGCAATAAATGTTTACAGTAGTGTTGCTGCTGGTAACCCCACTGAGATTTTTGAAGAGCCTTTAAAAGAGATGTTATTACCGGAGGAATGGTTTAATAAAGCAAACGAGTATTTTATACTCCAGGTAAAAGGGGACTCAATGATTGGAGCCAACATTGCAAGTGGGGATATGGTACTTGTACAAAGACAAACAACAGCTCAAAATCGTGATATAGTAGTTGTTGCTTTAGGAGAAGAAGCTACTCTAAAACGTTACGTTCCAATGGGAAATAGTGTTATTCTGATGCCGGAAAATAAAAATTATGAGCCTATTCTAGTCCAGGATACAAAAGCACAAATTATAGGAGTTGTGATAGGGATAATAAAACTTGTCTAATTTTGAGAGCCAAGGGGGCAAGCCGATGCCGGGAAATGCAATTACCGGAGAAGAGCATGGCCTAATATATTATCTATCTAAAGATTTACAGGAAGCTAAAATGGTAAAACTAATTGTTTCTTTTCTAATGGAGCAAGGAGCTGAATTGCTGGTAAATGACTTAAAAACCCTGGCTGCAAAGGGAGTCCCAATTCGCATTTTAACCGGACGATATCTTAATATAACTGAACCGTCGGCAGTTTACTTGCTGAAAAAAGAACTAGGAGACAGCCTGGATATCCGTTTTTTTAACCGACAAAATGTCTCTTTTCACCCTAAGGCTTACATTATTGAAAAGAAAAAGGCTGGGGTAATCTATATAGGTTCGTCTAATCTTTCCCGCTCCGCGTTAACTAATGGGGTAGAATGGAATTTCCGGTTGGAGGAGCAGGTGGCTCCTGAAGATTATGCTCAGTTTGTTGCCGCCTTTGACCGGTTATTTGAAAGGCAGTCGGAGAAGGTTACGGATGAAGTTTTGATGGAATATGCTGCAAACTGGCGCAGGACTATTTTTAGCGAAGACCGTCCACAGACGGAAGAAATAGTAAGGCCAAGAGGGGCACAGATTGAAGCTTTATATAATTTGGCTGAGTGCAGAAGAAATGGCTATAAAAAAGGGTTAGTGGTTGCTGCAACAGGTATAGGCAAAACATATCTTGCGGCTTTTGATAGTAAAAAATATGCCAGAGTGCTGTTTCTAGCCCACAAAGAAGAGATTTTACGACAGGCAGAGGCTAGCTTCGCTAAAGTTCGTCCTGGAGCAAAGACTGGCTTTTTCTCTGGGCAGGAGAAAACGCTTGATGCTGAGCTGCTTTTTGCAACTGTGCAAACCCTGGGCCAAGAACGTTATTTAAAGCCGGAAGTGTTTTCTCCCGACTATTTTGACTACATTGTTGTGGATGAATTTCATCATGCAGCGGCTGATAGCTATTTACGTGTGCTAAATTACTTCAGGCCCAAGTTTTTATTGGGACTTACGGCAACTCCGTACCGGATGGATAATAGGGATATTTTTGCTCTCTGCGACAATAATGTTGTTTATGAAATTTACCTGGCTGATGCCATTAATCGTGGACTGCTGGTACCTTTCCGCTATTATGCTTTTTATGATGATACTGATTATGACCGAATCGCTTTCAGAAATGGTCATTATGATATTAAACAACTGGAAGCAGCCCTTTCACAAAATCGCAGAGCAGGTCTGGTTCTAGAAAAGTATAAAATGTTTCAGAAAGAGAAGGCAATAGGTTTCTGTGCGGGTATTCGTCATGCAGAGTATATGGCGGAATATTTTAATCAGCATAAGGTTCCGGCTGCGGTGGTACACAGTGGGCCTTCTGAGTCCAGATACTATCTGCCCCGACAGGAAGCAATTAGCCAGCTGGTGGAAGGCAAACTCAAGGTAATTTTTACCGTCGACATGTTTAATGAAGGCGTAGATATTCCAACAGTAGATATGGTTATGTTCTTACGACCGACTGAGTCATATGTTGTCTTTTTACAGCAGCTGGGTCGAGGTTTGCGTAAGGCAGAAAATAAAGAATATCTGACGGTGTTGGATTTCATCGGTAACTATAAGCGAGCCCATCATATTCCTTATTTATTAGCTGGGAAAAACCCCATGGCTGTTGAGGGGAAGAAATTTAGATTACCTCATGAAATTGATTTTCCAGAAGGCTGTATAGTAAATTTTGATTTCAAACTCATTGACCTTTTCCAGGAACTGCGGAAACGGGATCCGCTGACACAAAGGCTTAAAGACGAGTTCTGGCGGCTTCAGGATGAGTTGGGGCGCCGGCCCACAAGACTGGATATTTACCTTGGCAGCGATATACCCCTTCGCCACTTCCTTAATATGGACGGCTGGCTGGGTTTTTTGGCCAGTATCGACCAACTGACAGCAGAAGAGCAAAACTGGCTTAACAATAATGTTGCTGCATTTTTAAGAGAACTGGAGAAAACCAGTATGACTAAGTCGTATAAAATTCCTACTTTGCTCAGCTTTATTGAAGACGATAGGTTATTACACAGTGTAAATAAATCAAGGCTGATACATGTATGGCGTGAATATTATTCTGATCCAGTACATGAGCAGGATATGGTCAGGGACAAAACCACCAGAACCTGGAGAAACTGGGATGATGAAAAACTGGCCCGACTGGCAATCCGTAATCCGGTTTTTTACTTATCGCAAGGCCGGTTTTTCCACTTCGATGAAATTAACCAGGTATTTACCTTAGACAGTTCC
This genomic stretch from Carboxydocella sporoproducens DSM 16521 harbors:
- a CDS encoding UvrD-helicase domain-containing protein; this encodes MELNLEQRKLIQLKPNGQCLIKGVAGSGKTTVAVYRIPFLLNYYCYQPDDNVLLVTFTKTLTNYIKYLYDRVNDEDKLPYPSLFSPENARVEIINIDSLVYKYFQQYQLCNNVRFNLLTDKRLAYTYLAQTINELKRQYSNISLLDQQHIIFLYDEIDWIKSCNYLELEEYQNADRLGRMGKQGSDGPKKLPKNSETRRAIFELMKLYNEKLRSSGYVDFKDMALYALKQAKTKVDKKYTHIIIDESQDLTRVQLELLKLLYNEKDYSSICFIADTAQSIYPHSWLVKGRSFASIGFDMTGRSYSLSKNYRTTAQIAKAAYSLIEKDPEIIEDENFVQPSLIDRQGNFPVRRYFTSPQDEAEYIVRELGQYVLKAYNPKDIAIIAKNKEQLRYIKEQLDKAQITANIFERKEMDFEHEGIKLVTIHSVKGLEFKVVFIIGLNSGIIPYISYADEEGRLVQETTDRKLLYVGMTRANDMLYLTCSGQPSKFLQEINCEFLRLSPRAKIGCYYQIPIEKYQFKEKIIDLFSREEQVRQWLINELQEKYKYPLALLDVEYQVNSFSKVGLVDIVVSIYRKNLRIPYIFAEVKALGRGLHNGLEQLKSYMSNEKNCQYGLLTDGNEMVFLDKDLQMIDDIPEFGSWMLPEYIIRYEFHDLKRNRTFILELDQDNPDELVVRSQDAYSEKYDFAQLSAINVYSSVAAGNPTEIFEEPLKEMLLPEEWFNKANEYFILQVKGDSMIGANIASGDMVLVQRQTTAQNRDIVVVALGEEATLKRYVPMGNSVILMPENKNYEPILVQDTKAQIIGVVIGIIKLV
- a CDS encoding DEAD/DEAH box helicase family protein; its protein translation is MPGNAITGEEHGLIYYLSKDLQEAKMVKLIVSFLMEQGAELLVNDLKTLAAKGVPIRILTGRYLNITEPSAVYLLKKELGDSLDIRFFNRQNVSFHPKAYIIEKKKAGVIYIGSSNLSRSALTNGVEWNFRLEEQVAPEDYAQFVAAFDRLFERQSEKVTDEVLMEYAANWRRTIFSEDRPQTEEIVRPRGAQIEALYNLAECRRNGYKKGLVVAATGIGKTYLAAFDSKKYARVLFLAHKEEILRQAEASFAKVRPGAKTGFFSGQEKTLDAELLFATVQTLGQERYLKPEVFSPDYFDYIVVDEFHHAAADSYLRVLNYFRPKFLLGLTATPYRMDNRDIFALCDNNVVYEIYLADAINRGLLVPFRYYAFYDDTDYDRIAFRNGHYDIKQLEAALSQNRRAGLVLEKYKMFQKEKAIGFCAGIRHAEYMAEYFNQHKVPAAVVHSGPSESRYYLPRQEAISQLVEGKLKVIFTVDMFNEGVDIPTVDMVMFLRPTESYVVFLQQLGRGLRKAENKEYLTVLDFIGNYKRAHHIPYLLAGKNPMAVEGKKFRLPHEIDFPEGCIVNFDFKLIDLFQELRKRDPLTQRLKDEFWRLQDELGRRPTRLDIYLGSDIPLRHFLNMDGWLGFLASIDQLTAEEQNWLNNNVAAFLRELEKTSMTKSYKIPTLLSFIEDDRLLHSVNKSRLIHVWREYYSDPVHEQDMVRDKTTRTWRNWDDEKLARLAIRNPVFYLSQGRFFHFDEINQVFTLDSSIVEHISPLLAEHVRDILTWRSTEYFATRYRRGE